One part of the Streptomyces lydicus genome encodes these proteins:
- a CDS encoding IclR family transcriptional regulator yields the protein MTAETSQTLDRGLRVLKLLADTDHGLTVTELSNKLGVNRTVVYRLLATLEQHALVRRDIGGRARVGLGVLRLGRQVHPLVREAALPALRSLAEDVGATAHLTLVDGTEALAVAVVEPTWTDYHVAYRAGFRHPLDRGAAGRAILKARQGRLQDAGLALTHGELEAGASGAAAPLLGVSGIEGSVGVVMLADTVSDRVGPRVVDAAREVSEALR from the coding sequence GTGACCGCAGAGACCTCCCAGACGCTCGACCGGGGACTGCGCGTCCTCAAACTTCTCGCCGACACCGACCACGGGCTGACCGTCACCGAGCTGTCCAACAAGCTCGGCGTCAACCGCACCGTCGTCTACCGTCTGCTGGCCACGCTCGAACAGCACGCCCTGGTGCGCCGCGACATCGGCGGCCGGGCCCGGGTGGGGCTCGGCGTGCTGCGCCTGGGCCGTCAGGTCCACCCGCTGGTCAGAGAGGCGGCACTGCCCGCGCTGCGCTCGCTCGCCGAGGACGTGGGGGCCACCGCGCACCTCACCCTCGTCGACGGTACGGAGGCGCTCGCCGTCGCCGTCGTGGAGCCGACGTGGACCGACTACCACGTGGCCTACCGGGCCGGATTCCGTCATCCGCTGGACCGCGGGGCCGCCGGCCGGGCCATCCTCAAGGCCCGCCAGGGCCGGCTCCAGGACGCCGGACTCGCCCTGACCCACGGGGAGTTGGAGGCCGGCGCGAGCGGAGCGGCGGCGCCGCTGCTCGGGGTGAGCGGCATCGAGGGCAGTGTGGGCGTCGTGATGCTCGCGGACACCGTCTCCGACCGGGTCGGGCCCCGGGTGGTCGACGCGGCCCGGGAGGTCTCCGAGGCGCTGCGCTGA
- a CDS encoding S16 family serine protease, with amino-acid sequence MSARARALAVCTALVLALLVTAALAPLPYSVAYPGMTANVLGTDKGKPVITVTGAPARRTSGQLRMTSIVATGPDASVHLPDIIQGWLRTDEAVMPKEAVYPVGNNTEEIAEHNAAQMRESQDTATDAALGHLGKSPKDVKVTLSLADVGGPSAGLMFALGIVDKLNGDGTGHDLTGGRTIAGTGTITASGTVGAVGGVALKTQAAHRDGATVFLVPRKECADAHAELPPGMRLIPVSTLDGAVTALKALRTGGAVPSC; translated from the coding sequence GTGTCTGCACGCGCTCGCGCCCTGGCGGTCTGCACCGCCCTCGTCCTCGCCCTCCTCGTCACCGCGGCCCTCGCCCCGCTGCCGTACTCGGTGGCCTATCCGGGCATGACGGCGAACGTCCTCGGTACCGACAAGGGCAAGCCGGTGATCACCGTCACCGGCGCCCCGGCCCGCAGGACGAGCGGCCAGCTGCGGATGACCTCCATCGTCGCCACCGGCCCGGACGCCTCGGTCCACCTCCCCGACATCATCCAGGGCTGGCTGCGCACCGACGAGGCCGTGATGCCCAAGGAGGCCGTCTACCCGGTGGGCAACAACACCGAGGAGATCGCCGAGCACAACGCCGCGCAGATGCGCGAGTCGCAGGACACCGCCACCGACGCCGCGCTCGGCCACCTCGGCAAGTCCCCCAAGGACGTCAAGGTCACACTGAGCCTCGCGGACGTCGGCGGGCCGAGCGCCGGGCTGATGTTCGCCCTCGGCATCGTCGACAAGCTGAACGGCGACGGCACCGGCCACGACCTGACCGGCGGCCGGACCATTGCCGGCACCGGCACGATCACCGCGAGCGGCACGGTCGGCGCGGTCGGCGGGGTCGCGCTCAAGACGCAGGCCGCGCACCGCGACGGCGCCACCGTCTTCCTGGTGCCGCGCAAGGAGTGCGCCGACGCGCATGCCGAGCTGCCGCCGGGCATGCGGCTGATCCCGGTCTCCACCCTCGACGGCGCCGTGACCGCGCTGAAGGCCCTGCGGACCGGGGGAGCGGTCCCCAGCTGCTGA
- a CDS encoding glycine betaine ABC transporter substrate-binding protein, translated as MSTRRPAAALALLTALVLGGCGLVSGSAMTDSVLPGPNAGYPDRPLTGAQLTVTSKEFTEQIILGQIMGLVFEAAGAKVIDKTSIQGSIGAREAVKSGTADAAYEYTGTGWITYLGHTKPVIDPQEQWKVVRDEDRKNGIVWLPASRLNNTYALALNPANWKKLGVHTLSDVAALARKNPGAVTMCVENEFATRNDGLPGMARAYGLQVPSSNIRKMTGGVVYTETQKGTCTFGEVFTTDGRIKAMNLHVLADDKHFFPNYNAAPEINAASLKKYPAMAEVLAPVTRALDNTVAQELNRKVDVDGEDPHQVAKDWLLREGFIKEG; from the coding sequence GTGAGCACCCGCCGCCCGGCCGCCGCCCTCGCGCTGCTGACCGCCCTCGTCCTCGGCGGCTGCGGGCTGGTCAGCGGCAGTGCGATGACCGACAGCGTCCTGCCGGGGCCGAACGCCGGTTACCCGGACCGCCCGCTCACCGGCGCGCAGCTGACGGTGACGTCGAAGGAGTTCACCGAGCAGATCATCCTCGGCCAGATCATGGGCCTCGTCTTCGAGGCGGCCGGGGCGAAGGTCATCGACAAGACCAGCATCCAGGGGTCGATCGGCGCGCGGGAGGCGGTCAAGTCGGGCACCGCGGACGCCGCGTACGAGTACACCGGCACCGGCTGGATCACCTACCTCGGCCACACCAAGCCGGTCATCGATCCGCAGGAGCAGTGGAAGGTCGTCCGCGACGAGGACCGGAAGAACGGCATCGTCTGGCTGCCGGCCTCGCGGCTCAACAACACCTACGCGCTGGCGCTGAACCCCGCCAACTGGAAGAAGCTGGGTGTGCACACCCTCTCGGACGTCGCGGCGCTGGCCCGGAAGAACCCCGGGGCGGTGACGATGTGCGTGGAGAACGAGTTCGCCACCCGCAACGACGGCCTGCCGGGCATGGCCCGGGCGTACGGCCTGCAGGTGCCGTCGTCCAACATCCGCAAGATGACCGGCGGTGTCGTCTACACCGAGACGCAGAAGGGCACCTGCACGTTCGGGGAGGTCTTCACCACCGACGGCCGGATCAAGGCGATGAACCTGCACGTCCTCGCCGACGACAAGCACTTCTTCCCCAACTACAACGCCGCCCCGGAGATCAACGCCGCGTCCCTGAAGAAGTACCCGGCGATGGCCGAGGTGCTGGCGCCCGTCACCCGGGCGCTCGACAACACCGTCGCGCAGGAGCTGAACCGCAAGGTGGACGTGGACGGCGAGGACCCGCACCAGGTCGCCAAGGACTGGCTGCTGCGGGAGGGCTTCATCAAGGAGGGCTAG
- a CDS encoding ABC transporter permease: protein MGQRELASGEAPTPSAAAGGRRISWQKWTFMPAFLVASLLATWLWFSGAQLDSIAHQAVDNGKVWLALRQHIELTAISTFFVLIIAIPLGIALTRSGLRRATPFAMAVANLGQAVPALGLLILLVIWLGIGARSAIVGMVIYAVLPVLANTIAGLRGIDPTLTEAARGIGMSPTGVLSKVELPLAVPLILAGVRTALVLNVGTATLATFGGGGGLGDLISAGIVTQRMPVLILGSVLTVALALLVEWLASLAELLLRPRGLEVAA, encoded by the coding sequence ATGGGGCAGCGGGAGCTGGCGTCGGGTGAGGCGCCCACGCCGTCCGCCGCGGCGGGCGGCCGCCGGATCAGCTGGCAGAAGTGGACGTTCATGCCGGCCTTCCTGGTCGCCTCGCTGCTGGCCACCTGGCTGTGGTTCAGCGGCGCCCAGCTGGACTCCATCGCCCACCAGGCGGTCGACAACGGCAAGGTGTGGCTGGCGCTGCGCCAGCACATCGAGCTCACCGCGATCTCCACCTTCTTCGTGCTGATCATCGCGATTCCGCTGGGTATCGCGCTGACCCGGTCCGGGCTGCGCCGGGCCACGCCGTTCGCGATGGCCGTCGCCAACCTCGGCCAGGCGGTGCCGGCCCTGGGTCTGCTGATCCTGCTGGTCATCTGGCTGGGCATCGGCGCCCGCTCGGCGATCGTCGGCATGGTCATCTACGCGGTGCTGCCGGTGCTCGCCAACACCATCGCCGGGCTGCGCGGCATCGACCCGACACTGACCGAGGCCGCCCGCGGCATCGGCATGTCGCCCACCGGTGTGCTGTCCAAGGTCGAGCTGCCGCTGGCCGTACCGCTGATCCTGGCGGGCGTGCGCACGGCGCTGGTGCTGAACGTCGGCACCGCGACGCTGGCCACCTTCGGGGGCGGCGGCGGCCTGGGCGACCTGATCTCGGCGGGCATCGTCACCCAGCGGATGCCGGTGCTGATCCTCGGCTCGGTGCTGACCGTGGCGCTGGCGCTGCTCGTCGAGTGGCTGGCCTCGCTGGCGGAGCTGCTGCTGCGCCCGCGCGGTCTGGAGGTGGCCGCGTGA
- a CDS encoding betaine/proline/choline family ABC transporter ATP-binding protein (Members of the family are the ATP-binding subunit of ABC transporters for substrates such as betaine, L-proline or other amino acids, choline, carnitine, etc. The substrate specificity is best determined from the substrate-binding subunit, rather than this subunit, as it interacts with the permease subunit and not with substrate directly.), whose product MPETSGNTAPSGASIRLENLTKVYPGSTVPAVENVDLEVHAGETVVFVGPSGCGKSTTLKMINRLIEPSSGRIRIGDEDVTDIDPVGLRRKVGYAIQASGLFPHMTVAQNIALVPKMIGWPKAKIKNRVEEMLDLVGLDPAEFHGRYPRQLSGGQQQRVGVARALAADPPVLLMDEPFGAVDPITRDHLQDELIRLQHELHKTICFVTHDFDEAIKIGDRIAVLRERSHIAQFDTPEAILTNPADDFVSGFVGAGAALKRLNLTRVRDVGVVDFLTATMDDPLESIFDLLRSGTHNELLLLDRNRRPYKWLRRGDLSRAKGTLARAGAPVQHTVTRDATLRDALEAVLTDSSGRVAVTGRRGEYIGVVDMETLMNNVQEMLEEDRLEALEHQHQLDDQHARRTQQEQEGLSGPGGPEGGTA is encoded by the coding sequence GTGCCTGAGACATCCGGGAACACCGCCCCGTCCGGCGCGAGCATCCGCCTGGAGAACCTGACGAAGGTCTACCCGGGGAGCACGGTCCCCGCCGTGGAGAACGTCGACCTGGAGGTGCACGCCGGCGAGACCGTGGTCTTCGTCGGGCCCTCCGGCTGCGGCAAGTCCACCACCCTGAAGATGATCAACCGGCTGATCGAGCCGTCCTCCGGGCGGATCCGGATCGGCGACGAGGACGTCACCGACATCGACCCGGTCGGGCTGCGCCGCAAGGTCGGCTACGCCATCCAGGCCAGCGGGCTCTTCCCGCACATGACGGTCGCCCAGAACATCGCGCTGGTCCCCAAGATGATCGGCTGGCCGAAAGCGAAGATCAAGAACCGGGTCGAGGAGATGCTCGACCTGGTCGGCCTGGACCCGGCCGAGTTCCACGGCCGCTATCCGCGGCAGCTGTCCGGCGGCCAGCAGCAGCGCGTCGGCGTGGCCCGGGCGCTCGCCGCCGACCCGCCCGTCCTGCTGATGGACGAGCCGTTCGGCGCGGTCGACCCGATCACCCGCGACCACCTCCAGGACGAGCTGATCCGGCTCCAGCACGAGCTGCACAAGACCATCTGCTTCGTCACCCACGACTTCGACGAGGCCATCAAGATCGGCGACCGCATCGCGGTGCTCCGCGAGCGCTCGCACATCGCCCAGTTCGACACCCCCGAAGCGATCCTCACCAACCCCGCCGACGACTTCGTCTCCGGGTTCGTGGGCGCCGGCGCGGCCCTCAAGCGGCTCAATCTGACCCGGGTGCGGGACGTGGGCGTGGTCGACTTCCTCACCGCCACGATGGACGACCCGCTGGAATCGATCTTCGATCTGCTGCGCTCCGGCACGCACAACGAACTGCTGCTGCTGGACCGCAACCGCCGCCCGTACAAGTGGCTGCGCCGCGGCGACCTCTCGCGGGCCAAGGGGACGCTGGCGCGGGCCGGGGCGCCGGTGCAGCACACGGTGACCCGGGACGCGACGCTGCGCGACGCGCTGGAGGCGGTGCTCACCGACAGCTCGGGCCGGGTCGCGGTCACCGGGCGGCGCGGGGAGTACATCGGCGTGGTCGACATGGAGACGCTGATGAACAACGTCCAGGAAATGCTGGAGGAGGACCGGCTGGAGGCGCTGGAGCACCAGCACCAGCTCGACGACCAGCACGCCCGCCGGACCCAGCAGGAGCAGGAGGGCCTGAGCGGTCCGGGCGGCCCCGAAGGGGGCACGGCGTGA
- a CDS encoding ABC transporter permease has protein sequence MSFWEYVSSRHEQLLTDTYQHASAVFQCMVIATLLGVFIGVVTYRSEWAGSLATTTTATILTIPSLAMIGLLIPIVGLGVAPTVIALTLYGLLPVVRNAIVGLRGVDPALVDAAKGIGMSRTARLLRVELPLAWPPILTGIRVATQMLMGIAAIAAFASGPGLGNEIFRGIASLGSANALNQVLAGTVGIAVLALLFDAAYVLIGRLTISRGIRA, from the coding sequence GTGAGCTTCTGGGAGTACGTCAGCAGCCGGCACGAGCAACTGCTGACGGACACGTATCAGCACGCCAGCGCGGTCTTCCAGTGCATGGTGATCGCCACGCTGCTGGGCGTCTTCATCGGCGTGGTCACCTACCGCAGCGAATGGGCGGGCAGCCTCGCCACCACGACGACCGCCACGATCCTGACCATCCCCTCGCTGGCCATGATCGGTCTGCTGATCCCGATCGTGGGCCTGGGGGTCGCCCCGACGGTGATCGCGCTGACCCTGTACGGGCTGCTGCCGGTGGTGCGCAACGCCATCGTGGGGCTGCGCGGCGTCGACCCGGCGCTGGTCGACGCGGCCAAGGGCATCGGGATGTCGCGCACCGCCCGGCTCCTGCGCGTCGAACTGCCGCTGGCCTGGCCGCCGATCCTCACCGGCATCCGGGTCGCCACCCAGATGCTGATGGGCATCGCCGCGATCGCCGCCTTCGCCTCCGGTCCCGGCCTGGGCAACGAGATCTTCCGCGGGATCGCGTCGCTGGGCAGCGCCAACGCGCTCAACCAGGTGCTCGCCGGCACGGTCGGCATCGCCGTGCTCGCCCTGCTCTTCGACGCCGCATACGTCCTGATCGGACGCCTGACCATCTCCAGGGGGATCCGTGCCTGA
- a CDS encoding Lrp/AsnC family transcriptional regulator — protein MAIDHLDGALLELLAEEPRIGVLEASRRLGVARGTVQARLDRLQSNGVIRGFGPDVDPAALGYPVTAFATLEIKQGQGNDVRAHLTTVPEVLELHTTTGHGDMLCRLVARSNADLQRVIDRVVGFDGIVRASTAIVMENPVPLRIIPLVKQASGD, from the coding sequence TTGGCGATCGATCATTTGGACGGGGCGCTGCTGGAGCTGCTCGCCGAGGAGCCGCGGATCGGCGTCCTGGAGGCGTCCCGGCGGCTGGGGGTGGCCCGCGGCACGGTGCAGGCCCGGCTCGACCGGCTTCAGTCGAATGGAGTGATCCGGGGCTTCGGGCCGGACGTGGACCCCGCGGCGCTCGGCTATCCCGTGACGGCTTTCGCCACCCTGGAGATCAAACAGGGGCAAGGCAACGACGTACGGGCGCACTTGACCACCGTTCCCGAGGTGCTGGAGCTGCATACAACGACGGGACATGGGGACATGCTCTGCAGGCTGGTTGCCCGTTCCAACGCCGATCTGCAGCGGGTGATCGACCGGGTTGTGGGCTTTGATGGCATTGTGCGGGCCTCAACGGCGATCGTGATGGAAAATCCGGTCCCGTTGCGGATCATCCCGCTGGTGAAACAGGCATCGGGAGACTGA
- the hppD gene encoding 4-hydroxyphenylpyruvate dioxygenase, producing the protein MADTTMHTQPTTPATARQADPFPVKGMDAVVFAVGNAKQAAHYYSTAFGMKRVAYAGPENGSRETASYVLESGGARFVFTSVVKPVTAWGRFLADHVAAHGDGVVDLAIEVPDARAAYEYAVAHGATGLEEPHDVKDEHGTVVLAAIATYGQTRHTLVDRSGYDGPYLPGYVAAPPVVEPPKKRFFQAVDHCVGNVELGRMNEWVTFYNKVMGFTNMKEFVGDDIATEYSALMSKVVADGTKKVKFPINEPAIAKKKSQIDEYLEFYGGPGVQHIALATNDIVSTVRRMRAAGVEFLDVPGSYYDTLGEWVGDTRVPIEELRELKILADRDEDGYLLQIFTKPVQDRPTVFFEMIERHGSLGFGKGNFKALFEAIEREQERRGNL; encoded by the coding sequence ATGGCAGACACCACGATGCACACCCAGCCCACCACCCCCGCCACGGCCCGGCAGGCGGACCCCTTCCCGGTCAAGGGGATGGACGCGGTCGTCTTCGCCGTAGGGAACGCCAAGCAGGCCGCCCACTACTACTCGACCGCCTTCGGCATGAAGCGCGTCGCCTACGCGGGCCCGGAGAACGGCAGCCGCGAGACCGCGAGTTACGTGCTCGAATCCGGCGGCGCCCGGTTCGTGTTCACCTCCGTCGTCAAGCCCGTCACCGCGTGGGGCCGCTTCCTCGCCGACCACGTCGCGGCGCACGGCGACGGCGTCGTCGACCTCGCCATCGAGGTGCCCGACGCCCGTGCCGCCTACGAGTACGCCGTCGCCCACGGCGCCACCGGCCTGGAGGAGCCCCACGACGTCAAGGACGAGCACGGCACCGTCGTCCTGGCCGCCATCGCCACCTACGGCCAGACCCGGCACACCCTGGTCGACCGCAGCGGCTACGACGGCCCCTACCTGCCCGGTTACGTCGCCGCGCCGCCCGTCGTCGAGCCCCCGAAGAAGCGTTTCTTCCAGGCCGTGGACCACTGCGTCGGCAATGTCGAGCTGGGCCGGATGAACGAGTGGGTCACCTTCTACAACAAGGTCATGGGCTTCACCAACATGAAGGAGTTCGTCGGCGACGACATCGCCACCGAGTACTCCGCCCTGATGTCGAAGGTCGTCGCGGACGGTACCAAGAAGGTCAAGTTCCCGATCAACGAGCCGGCGATCGCCAAGAAGAAGTCGCAGATCGACGAGTACCTGGAGTTCTACGGCGGCCCGGGCGTCCAGCACATCGCACTGGCCACCAACGACATCGTCTCGACGGTCCGCCGGATGCGCGCCGCGGGCGTCGAGTTCCTCGACGTGCCCGGCTCGTACTACGACACCCTCGGCGAGTGGGTCGGTGACACCCGCGTCCCGATCGAGGAGCTGCGCGAGCTGAAGATCCTCGCCGACCGCGACGAGGACGGCTACCTGCTGCAGATCTTCACCAAGCCGGTCCAGGACCGCCCCACCGTCTTCTTCGAGATGATCGAGCGGCACGGCTCCCTGGGCTTCGGCAAGGGCAACTTCAAGGCCCTCTTCGAGGCCATCGAGCGCGAGCAGGAGCGGCGCGGCAACCTCTGA
- a CDS encoding FAD-binding oxidoreductase, with protein sequence MDLIARLRAGLPGEAILTDPDVTGSYANDMASFCEAGTPAVVVLPRTVEQVQHVMRTATELRVPVVPQGARTGLSGAANASDGCIVLSLVKMDRIIEINPVDRIAVVEPGVVNAVLSRAVNEHGLYYPPDPSSWEQCSIGGNIGTASGGLCCVKYGVTAEYVLGLDVVLADGRLLSCGRRTAKGVAGYDLTRLFVGSEGSLGIVVRAVLALRPEPPQQLALAAEFPSTAAACEAVCEIMARGHAPSLLELMDRTSVRAVNAMAQMGLPDTTEALLLAAFDTPDPAADLAAVGALCTAAGATQVVPAETAAESDLLLQARRLTLTALERVKSATMIDDVCVPRSRLAEMLDGTAAIADKYDLTIGVCAHAGDGNTHPTVCFDAADPDESRRARESFDAIMALGLRLGGTITGEHGVGVLKKEWLARELGPVGLELQRGIKDLFDPLGILNPGKLF encoded by the coding sequence ATGGACCTCATCGCACGTCTGCGCGCCGGCCTCCCGGGCGAAGCGATCCTCACCGACCCGGACGTCACCGGCTCCTACGCCAACGACATGGCGAGCTTCTGCGAGGCGGGCACCCCCGCCGTCGTCGTCCTGCCCCGCACCGTCGAACAGGTCCAGCACGTCATGCGGACCGCCACCGAGCTGCGCGTCCCGGTCGTCCCGCAGGGCGCCCGCACCGGCCTGTCCGGCGCCGCCAACGCCTCCGACGGCTGCATCGTGCTCTCCCTGGTCAAGATGGACCGGATCATCGAGATCAACCCCGTCGACCGGATCGCGGTGGTCGAGCCCGGCGTCGTCAACGCCGTGCTGTCCCGCGCGGTCAACGAGCACGGCCTGTACTACCCGCCCGACCCCTCCAGTTGGGAGCAGTGCTCCATCGGCGGCAACATCGGCACCGCCTCCGGCGGCCTGTGCTGCGTCAAGTACGGCGTGACCGCCGAGTACGTCCTCGGCCTGGACGTCGTCCTCGCCGACGGCCGGCTGCTGAGCTGCGGCCGCCGCACCGCCAAGGGCGTCGCCGGCTACGACCTCACCCGCCTCTTCGTCGGCTCCGAGGGCAGCCTCGGCATCGTCGTCCGCGCCGTCCTCGCCCTCCGGCCCGAGCCGCCGCAGCAGCTCGCCCTGGCCGCCGAGTTCCCCTCCACCGCCGCCGCCTGCGAGGCGGTCTGCGAGATCATGGCCCGCGGCCACGCCCCGTCCCTGCTGGAGCTGATGGACCGCACCAGCGTCCGCGCGGTCAACGCCATGGCGCAGATGGGCCTGCCCGACACCACCGAGGCGCTGCTGCTCGCCGCCTTCGACACCCCCGACCCGGCCGCCGACCTCGCCGCCGTCGGCGCGCTGTGCACCGCCGCGGGCGCCACCCAGGTCGTGCCCGCCGAGACCGCCGCCGAGTCCGACCTGCTGCTCCAGGCCCGCCGGCTGACCCTGACCGCACTCGAACGGGTCAAGTCCGCCACCATGATCGACGACGTCTGCGTGCCGCGCTCCCGGCTCGCGGAGATGCTCGACGGCACCGCCGCCATCGCCGACAAGTACGACCTGACCATCGGCGTCTGCGCACACGCCGGCGACGGCAACACCCACCCCACCGTCTGCTTCGACGCCGCCGACCCCGACGAGTCGCGCCGCGCCCGCGAGTCCTTCGACGCGATCATGGCGCTCGGCCTGCGACTGGGCGGCACGATCACCGGCGAACACGGCGTCGGCGTCCTCAAGAAGGAGTGGCTGGCCCGCGAACTCGGCCCGGTCGGGCTGGAGTTGCAGCGCGGCATCAAGGACCTCTTCGACCCGCTCGGCATCCTCAACCCCGGCAAGCTGTTCTGA
- a CDS encoding ribosomal protein L7/L12, which yields MDSLLPGIALLALAVATVASTTDRRSRTLERRLARLERKLDLLLAQAGVEEPEDARMAEIDELLARGKKIQAIKVHREVTGSGLAEAKEAVERRMR from the coding sequence ATGGACTCGCTTCTCCCGGGCATAGCCCTCCTCGCACTCGCCGTCGCCACGGTCGCCTCCACCACCGACCGGCGCTCCCGGACCCTGGAGCGCCGGCTCGCCCGGCTGGAGCGCAAGCTCGACCTGCTGCTCGCCCAGGCGGGCGTCGAGGAGCCGGAGGACGCCCGGATGGCCGAGATCGACGAGCTGCTGGCCCGGGGGAAGAAGATCCAGGCGATCAAGGTGCACCGCGAGGTGACCGGCTCCGGGCTCGCCGAGGCCAAGGAAGCGGTCGAGCGCCGGATGCGCTGA
- a CDS encoding dihydrolipoyl dehydrogenase family protein, whose product MAATEASGAAQDEYDVIVLGAGPTGENLADRAHAAGLSTVVVETELVGGECSYWACMPSKALLRPVTSRAEAGRVPGLKDAVAGPLDAPAVLAHRDAVTSYWKDDGQVRWLDSAGIDLVRGHGRLAGPRRVVVDGERVLTARHAVAVCTGSRPVLPPVPGLAEARPWTSREATSAKSVPGRLVVVGGGVVGVEMATAWRALGSSVTLLVRGDGLLPRMEPFAGRLVAEALAEAGAYLRTGVEVREVRREAPGGPVTVVLDSPPGPGGPGGTPRDEIVADELLIATGRAPRTDDIGLETIGLSPGSWLDVDDSCRVTGVTGGWLYGVGDVNHRALLTHQGKYQARIAGAAIGARARGVPILETDPWGAHAATADRRAVPQVVFTDPEVASVGLTAAAAERAGYRTRVVDHDLGAVAGAFLYADGYRGRARMVVDLDREVLLGVTFVGPGVGELLHSASVAVAGEVPLERLWHAVPSYPTISEVWLRLLESYRG is encoded by the coding sequence ATGGCAGCGACCGAAGCGTCCGGAGCCGCGCAGGACGAGTACGACGTCATCGTGCTGGGCGCCGGCCCGACCGGCGAGAACCTCGCCGACCGCGCGCACGCCGCCGGCCTGAGCACGGTGGTCGTGGAGACCGAACTGGTCGGCGGCGAGTGCTCCTACTGGGCCTGCATGCCCAGCAAGGCGCTGCTGCGGCCGGTCACCTCCCGCGCGGAGGCCGGCCGGGTGCCCGGCCTGAAGGACGCCGTGGCCGGCCCCCTGGACGCGCCCGCCGTCCTCGCCCACCGCGACGCCGTGACCTCCTACTGGAAGGACGACGGGCAGGTCCGCTGGCTGGACTCGGCCGGCATCGACCTCGTCCGCGGCCACGGCCGGCTGGCCGGGCCCCGCCGCGTCGTCGTCGACGGCGAACGGGTGCTCACCGCCCGGCACGCGGTCGCCGTGTGCACCGGCAGCCGCCCCGTACTTCCCCCCGTCCCGGGCCTCGCCGAGGCCCGGCCGTGGACCAGCCGCGAGGCCACCAGCGCCAAGTCCGTGCCCGGCCGGCTGGTCGTGGTCGGCGGCGGCGTCGTCGGCGTCGAGATGGCGACCGCCTGGCGGGCCCTCGGCTCCTCGGTGACCCTGCTGGTCCGCGGCGACGGGCTGCTGCCCCGTATGGAGCCCTTCGCCGGCCGCCTCGTCGCCGAGGCGCTCGCCGAGGCGGGCGCGTACCTGCGCACCGGCGTCGAGGTGCGCGAGGTGCGCCGCGAGGCCCCCGGCGGCCCGGTGACCGTCGTCCTGGACTCGCCCCCCGGGCCCGGCGGCCCGGGAGGCACCCCCCGCGACGAGATCGTGGCCGACGAGCTGCTGATCGCCACCGGCCGGGCCCCGCGCACCGACGACATCGGCCTGGAAACGATCGGCCTGAGCCCCGGCTCCTGGCTGGACGTCGACGACAGCTGCCGGGTGACCGGCGTGACCGGCGGCTGGCTCTACGGCGTCGGCGACGTCAACCACCGCGCCCTGCTGACCCACCAGGGCAAGTACCAGGCCAGGATCGCCGGGGCCGCGATCGGCGCGCGCGCCCGGGGCGTGCCCATCCTGGAGACCGACCCCTGGGGCGCCCACGCGGCCACCGCGGACCGCCGCGCCGTCCCGCAGGTCGTCTTCACCGACCCCGAGGTCGCCTCGGTGGGCCTGACCGCCGCCGCGGCCGAACGGGCCGGCTACCGCACCCGGGTGGTCGACCACGACCTCGGCGCGGTGGCCGGCGCCTTCCTCTACGCGGACGGCTACCGCGGCCGCGCCCGGATGGTCGTCGACCTCGACCGCGAGGTCCTGCTCGGCGTCACCTTCGTCGGCCCCGGCGTCGGCGAACTCCTGCACTCCGCCAGCGTCGCCGTGGCCGGCGAGGTCCCCCTCGAACGGCTCTGGCACGCGGTCCCCTCCTATCCGACCATCAGCGAGGTGTGGCTCCGCCTGCTGGAGTCGTACCGGGGCTGA
- a CDS encoding tetratricopeptide repeat protein, with amino-acid sequence MNGTPYTTTEQQSAARTAYDDGYYAHGAAADRWARAGLFFDAKDFTAAARILRGLVDEDPQLVAPRLLLARAYYHSAQLARAEAELRAVLDRDPVEAYARLMLGRTLERQGRPGEAAGQLRIAAALGADQG; translated from the coding sequence ATGAACGGGACCCCGTACACCACCACGGAACAGCAGTCCGCCGCCCGCACGGCGTACGACGACGGCTACTACGCGCACGGTGCCGCCGCCGACCGCTGGGCGCGGGCCGGGCTCTTCTTCGACGCCAAGGACTTCACCGCCGCGGCGCGCATCCTGCGCGGCCTGGTCGACGAGGACCCGCAGCTCGTCGCCCCGCGGCTGCTGCTCGCCCGCGCCTACTACCACTCCGCCCAACTGGCCCGCGCGGAGGCCGAGTTGCGGGCGGTGCTGGACCGCGACCCGGTCGAGGCGTACGCCCGCCTGATGCTCGGCCGCACCCTGGAACGCCAGGGCCGGCCCGGTGAGGCCGCCGGCCAGCTCCGGATCGCCGCGGCCCTGGGCGCCGACCAGGGCTGA